The Maylandia zebra isolate NMK-2024a linkage group LG7, Mzebra_GT3a, whole genome shotgun sequence genome contains a region encoding:
- the spina gene encoding spindlin-1 → MKNTPGHRDTADTGHAGVSANMMKKKNPHKKHKSSLGPPTKVLSQPRRNIVGCRIQHVWKEGGGHVIWKGTVLDQVPVNPSLYLIKYDGFDCVYGLELHKDERVQGLEVLPDRLAKSRLTDVNLADAMIGKAVEHMFETEEGPKEEWRGMVLARAPIMTSWFYITYEKDPVLYMYQLLDDYKEGDLRIMPDSNDSVPTEREPGEVVDSLVGKQVEYAKEDGGKRTGMVIHQVEAKPSVYFIKFDDDFLIYVYDLVKTS, encoded by the exons ATGAAGAACACTCcgggacacagagacacagctgATACAG GGCATGCAGGTGTTTCTGCCAATatgatgaagaaaaagaacccGCACAA GAAGCATAAGAGCAGCCTCGGCCCGCCCACCAAAGTCCTGTCGCAGCCTCGACGCAACATCGTTGGCTGCCGGATCCAACACGTCtggaaggaaggaggaggacATGTGATCTGGAAAGGAACTGTACTCGACCAG GTGCCTGTGAACCCGTCTCTCTATCTGATAAAGTATGATGGATTTGACTGTGTTTATGGTTTGGAGCTTCATAAAGATGAGAGGGTTCAGGGACTGGAAGTGCTCCCCGACAGACTTG CTAAGTCCCGTCTGACAGACGTCAACCTGGCCGACGCCATGATAGGTAAAGCGGTGGAGCACATGTTTGAGACGGAGGAGGGTCCGAAGGAGGAGTGGAGGGGTATGGTGCTGGCCCGGGCTCCCATCATGACCAGCTGGTTCTACATCACCTACGAGAAAGACCCTGTCCTGTACATGTACCAGCTGCTGGACGACTACAAAGAAGGAGACCTGCGCATCATGCCCGACTCTA ATGACAGCGTCCCAACAGAGAGGGAGCCAGGCGAGGTGGTGGACAGTCTGGTGGGTAAACAGGTCGAGTACGCCAAAGAGGACGGCGGCAAACGAACAGGCATGGTCATCCACCAGGTAGAGGCCAAGCCGTCCGTCTACTTCATCAAGTTTGATGATGACTTCCTCATTTATGTGTATGACCTGGTCAAAACTTCGTAA
- the dnajc25 gene encoding dnaJ homolog subfamily C member 25, whose protein sequence is MSSAVSDGTAGRQTAEMAAPGERSGGGQSTGCPRAVKSWWRLAVLLLSVSSLPAVSALVEGLYCGKEVCYDVLGVTRETSKSDIARAYRQLARRYHPDRFRPGEPGLEGETQESAHTKFLLIATAYETLKDEDTRRDYDYMLDHPEEYYQHYYAYYRRRLAPKVDVRVVVLVTICAISIFQYYSWHSSYNEAINYLMTVPKYRIQATEIAKQQGLLNRTKEKGKNRRSKEEIREQEEEVIRDIIKNKIDIKGGYQKPNLSDILLCQIVLFPYYLTYYVAWYASWVYRFTICREEYGDEEKLYIIRRYMKLSQTQFDRLEESTKRTFLDKQLWIKENFEVYRKEQEEEMKVKMATDTRMKRYRRWMKNEGPGRLTFIDD, encoded by the exons ATGTCGTCAGCAGTGAGCGACGGGACAGCAGGCAGGCAGACGGCAGAGATGGCTGCTCCCGGGGAGCGGAGCGGTGGCGGACAGAGCACCGGCTGTCCGCGGGCGGTGAAGTCGTGGTGGCGCCTCGCGGTGCTTCTCCTCTCCGTGTCCTCCCTGCCGGCGGTCTCGGCGTTGGTGGAGGGTCTGTACTGTGGGAAGGAGGTGTGCTACGACGTGCTCGGTGTCACTCGGGAGACCTCCAAGTCGGATATCGCCCGGGCTTACCGTCAACTGGCCCGGCGGTACCACCCGGACCGGTTCAGGCCGGGGGAGCCGGGCTTGGAGGGGGAGACCCAGGAATCTGCACACACCAAGTTCCTGCTCATCGCGACCGCGTACGAGACGTTAAAG GATGAGGACACGCGGCGGGACTACGACTACATGCTGGACCACCCTGAGGAGTACTACCAGCACTACTATGCCTACTACCGCAGACGGCTCGCTCCCAAAGTGGACGTCCGGGTCGTCGTCCTGGTCACCATTTGTGCCATCTCAATCTTCCAG TACTACAGCTGGCACAGCAGCTACAACGAGGCCATCAACTACCTGATGACCGTTCCCAAGTACCGCATCCAGGCCACGGAGATCGCCAAGCAGCAAGGCCTCCTCAACCGCACCAAGGAAAAAGGCAAGAACCGACGCTCCAAGGAGGAGATCCGGGAGCAGGAGGAAGAGGTGATCCGCGACATCATCAAAAACAAGATAGACATCAAAGGGGGTTACCAGAAGCCCAACCTGTCGGACATCCTGCTGTGTCAGATCGTGCTCTTCCCGTACTACCTGACCTACTACGTGGCGTGGTACGCGTCCTGGGTGTACCGCTTCACCATCTGCAGAGAGGAGTATGGAGATGAGGAGAAGCTCTACATCATCAG GAGGTACATGAAGCTGTCCCAGACTCAGTTTGACCGCCTGGAGGAAAGCACCAAGCGGACCTTCCTGGACAAACAGCTCTGGATCAAAGAAAACTTCGAG GTGTACAGAaaagagcaggaggaggagatgaaggtGAAGATGGCAACCGACACGAGGATGAAGCGGTACCGCCGCTGGATGAAGAACGAGGGGCCGGGCCGGCTGACCTTCATCGACGACTGA